Genomic DNA from Vespa velutina chromosome 6, iVesVel2.1, whole genome shotgun sequence:
CATATGAATGCATCGTACGTGAATGAAGGAGAAATTCCGCATCCTGGAGTTGGACCAATTGGGAAAAATGATGAGACTGTTCATCATGCGTATTATCAATGGGtaccttttgttttatttttccaagctcttctcttttatctaccACATTACATATGGCGAAAGACAGAAGGtaagttattaatatcgtcttgtatgaatttgatataaaatatattttattacgatacaAGAACATTATATTGGTAATAGATTAACGCTTAATAATGTAATtcgattgtataaaaaaaactactgcgattatatgaaatttatgaaaatgtgAAAGATTTCATGACAATTATTCAGctgatatcatttataatcatagtttacaatatttctttaaaaaatgatttgaaGATGAATAATACTATCAGTTTGACGATTGTTACCTCGCTCGATTTCTCTGAATTAACAGAAGCGTTGAAATTTAAAGACTTAAACAGAATTGTCAAGATATCTATATCCTTAGTAATATATTgaagatgtgtgtgtgtgtgtgtttaggTGGTCGTTTGAAGAATTTAGTCTCGGGTTTACATGTGGCTTGCTTGGGTTTGCATGAAACGGCAATGAAGGTCAACGATAAATACCAAGTGCCATCGAAAGATGATGTTGAtcaaaagatacaaaaaattcGAAAGGCATTTATCGAACGTATTTACATCAATCGAACTTGGTCTTATTATCTCACTTTTTGtgagatattaaatttcattaatgttGTAACGCAAATTTATTTGACCAATTGGTTCCTTGGTGGAGCCTTTATGAATCTTGGTAAAATTATTGGAGACAAAAGCTACAGTGGAAGAATGGAGCCACTCGATATTGTCTTTCCCAAGGTATGAATCatactttctttatcttttttcatttagatATTTTCTACGTGTTTTAATGATTCATAGGTAACAAAGTGTACATTCCATAAATATGGTTCTTCGGGTACGATACAAACTCACGATGCTCTTTGCGTGATGGCATTGAATATCATTAATGAGAAGATCTATACATTCCTGTGGTACTGGTTCATTATTCTATCCTTCATCACTTTGCTTGGGCTTATTTGGAGATTGATAACGATGGTATTACATGCTAGGttggtaattattttttaattttttttataaaaataattttttacgatcttcaattatattttatttctttagaaGTGAGGCGTTtaacaaaattcttttctctatgGCCTGTCCTGGAAAATATAATCCTTGGAATGTAGTTAGAGTTACTCGGGAATATCATTTTGGCGATTggctttttttgtattatatcgcCAAAAATTTAGACAATTATGTGTTCAAAGATCTCTTAGAAAGATTAGCTCAGGATCTCGAGAACATAAATCAAGGACAATACTATAAGACGACTT
This window encodes:
- the LOC124950228 gene encoding innexin inx7-like is translated as MAATFLSTFSVLKDHVKLKVAEDSAAIDNIVFRLHYRVTFLALLVGSLLVSARQYIGEHIRCIADSSINPHVIETYCFFTSTFTVVKHMNASYVNEGEIPHPGVGPIGKNDETVHHAYYQWVPFVLFFQALLFYLPHYIWRKTEGGRLKNLVSGLHVACLGLHETAMKVNDKYQVPSKDDVDQKIQKIRKAFIERIYINRTWSYYLTFCEILNFINVVTQIYLTNWFLGGAFMNLGKIIGDKSYSGRMEPLDIVFPKVTKCTFHKYGSSGTIQTHDALCVMALNIINEKIYTFLWYWFIILSFITLLGLIWRLITMVLHARSEAFNKILFSMACPGKYNPWNVVRVTREYHFGDWLFLYYIAKNLDNYVFKDLLERLAQDLENINQGQYYKTTYLDVEEYPLQEKSKTLDIETSS